One window of Streptomyces sp. NBC_00273 genomic DNA carries:
- a CDS encoding SGNH/GDSL hydrolase family protein — MPNGEYLRYVALGDSQTEGLGDGDDSVGLRGFADRFAEHLAAVNPGLQYANLAVRGRLAGQVRAEQLGPALALRPDLATVVAGVNDILRPRFDAAEVAGHLEEMFAALTAAGARVATVTFPDLSVLVPLARPAAPRIADLNDRIRAAAARHGVAVAETARPAAVTDPRMWTDDRLHASPVGHERIAAALAHAVGLPGSDDTWTHPLPPRPTAPGGSTVAAELRWAAAFLGPWLGRRLRGRSSGDGRTAKRPALLPLASAVD, encoded by the coding sequence GTGCCGAACGGTGAGTACCTGCGCTACGTCGCCCTGGGCGACAGTCAGACCGAAGGCCTCGGCGACGGGGACGACTCCGTGGGCCTGCGCGGCTTCGCCGACCGGTTCGCCGAACACCTCGCCGCCGTCAATCCCGGCCTCCAGTACGCCAATCTGGCCGTCCGGGGACGTCTCGCCGGCCAGGTGCGCGCCGAACAACTGGGCCCCGCCCTGGCCCTGCGCCCCGACCTGGCCACCGTCGTCGCCGGGGTCAACGACATCCTCCGGCCCCGGTTCGACGCCGCGGAGGTCGCCGGGCACCTGGAGGAGATGTTCGCCGCGCTCACGGCCGCCGGGGCCCGCGTGGCGACGGTGACCTTCCCCGACCTCAGCGTGCTCGTGCCCCTCGCCCGACCTGCCGCACCGCGCATAGCCGACCTCAACGACCGCATCCGCGCGGCGGCCGCCCGCCACGGGGTCGCCGTCGCCGAGACGGCCCGGCCGGCCGCCGTGACCGACCCGCGGATGTGGACCGACGACCGCCTGCACGCCAGCCCCGTCGGCCACGAACGGATCGCCGCGGCCCTCGCCCACGCCGTCGGCCTGCCCGGCAGCGACGACACCTGGACGCATCCGCTGCCACCGCGGCCGACCGCCCCGGGGGGCTCGACCGTGGCGGCCGAGCTGCGCTGGGCGGCCGCGTTCCTCGGCCCCTGGCTGGGCCGCCGCCTCCGCGGCCGCTCCTCCGGCGACGGCCGCACCGCGAAACGCCCCGCACTGCTGCCGCTGGCCTCCGCCGTCGACTAG
- a CDS encoding PadR family transcriptional regulator: MALRHAVLAALLDGEFSGYELAKSFDIGVANFWHALPQQLYAELAKLEKEGLVEGREVVQEARPNKRLFQVTEAGRTELEEFAAAPLKSSVIRDDLLVKVQTADRIGIGPVIAQLEARAAAADAKIELIGKVLRKMRGDMDEDEFLLHGERIGGYLTGLRGLAFEQGHRDWCRRSAAILKERLARAER; encoded by the coding sequence ATGGCTCTGCGACATGCCGTACTGGCGGCGCTGCTGGACGGCGAGTTCAGCGGATACGAACTGGCGAAGTCCTTCGACATCGGCGTCGCGAACTTCTGGCACGCCCTGCCCCAGCAGCTGTACGCCGAGCTGGCCAAGCTGGAGAAGGAGGGGCTGGTCGAGGGCCGCGAGGTGGTCCAGGAGGCCCGGCCCAACAAACGTCTCTTCCAGGTCACCGAGGCCGGCCGCACCGAACTGGAGGAGTTCGCCGCGGCCCCGCTCAAGTCCTCCGTCATCCGTGACGACCTCCTCGTCAAGGTCCAGACCGCCGACCGGATCGGCATCGGACCGGTGATCGCGCAGCTCGAAGCGCGCGCGGCCGCCGCCGACGCCAAGATCGAGCTGATCGGCAAGGTGCTGCGCAAGATGCGCGGCGACATGGACGAGGACGAGTTCCTGCTCCACGGCGAGCGGATCGGCGGATACCTGACCGGTCTGCGCGGCCTCGCCTTCGAGCAGGGACACCGCGACTGGTGCCGCCGGAGCGCGGCGATCCTGAAGGAGAGGCTGGCCCGTGCCGAACGGTGA
- a CDS encoding nuclear transport factor 2 family protein: protein METAERFRAAVEKRDLTALEGLFTEDVRFYSPVKFTPFEGRPMVLGLFGVLMRVFEDFRYVGDFEGAAETSAGGQELPAEVLLFRAAVDGREIHGIDMLHFDEAGRIKEFTVMVRPQSAVQALGQAVLAGLVADGLA, encoded by the coding sequence ATGGAGACTGCCGAACGCTTCCGCGCCGCCGTGGAGAAGCGGGATCTCACTGCGTTGGAGGGCCTGTTCACCGAGGACGTCCGGTTCTACAGCCCGGTGAAGTTCACGCCCTTCGAGGGTCGGCCCATGGTCCTCGGACTCTTCGGGGTCCTGATGCGCGTCTTCGAGGACTTCCGCTACGTCGGCGACTTCGAGGGCGCGGCCGAGACCAGCGCCGGCGGCCAGGAGCTCCCGGCGGAGGTCCTGCTCTTCCGGGCGGCGGTGGACGGCCGGGAGATCCACGGGATCGACATGCTCCACTTCGACGAGGCGGGCCGGATCAAGGAGTTCACCGTGATGGTCCGCCCGCAGTCCGCCGTGCAGGCCCTGGGGCAGGCGGTCCTGGCCGGCCTGGTCGCCGACGGTCTCGCCTAG
- a CDS encoding SAM-dependent methyltransferase, translated as MNHEQISRIAHADHPIKAPLGDASVRRLLEHGAPRDGERVLDLGCGTAEWLLRALATHPRLHAEGVDTSEESVTQARRSAGLLGVQDRLVVHQQKAADFVSDRPFDLVLSVGATHAFGGLLPTLAAAREHLAPGGRVLLGESFWDRAPSREAVEIFGELDDLATTVDLVVDDGWAPVHAHVSTREELDAYEWSCLGSLASWALDHPADPDAAEVLRTATIRRAEWLHGYRDSFGFVSLVLRPTS; from the coding sequence GTGAATCATGAACAGATCTCCAGGATCGCCCACGCCGACCACCCCATCAAGGCCCCGCTCGGTGACGCATCGGTACGCCGCCTGCTCGAACACGGCGCACCGCGCGACGGCGAGCGGGTGCTCGACCTGGGGTGCGGTACTGCGGAATGGCTTCTGCGCGCCCTGGCCACGCACCCCCGTCTGCACGCCGAGGGCGTGGACACCTCGGAGGAGTCCGTGACGCAGGCCCGCCGGTCGGCGGGCCTGCTCGGCGTCCAGGACCGTCTGGTCGTGCACCAGCAGAAGGCCGCGGACTTCGTCTCCGACCGGCCCTTCGACCTGGTGCTCAGCGTCGGGGCCACCCACGCCTTCGGCGGCCTGCTGCCGACCCTCGCGGCGGCCCGGGAGCACCTGGCTCCCGGCGGCCGCGTGCTGCTCGGCGAGAGCTTCTGGGACCGCGCGCCCTCCCGGGAGGCCGTCGAGATCTTCGGTGAGCTCGACGACCTCGCGACCACCGTGGACCTCGTCGTCGACGACGGGTGGGCTCCCGTACACGCACACGTCAGCACGCGCGAGGAGCTGGACGCGTACGAGTGGTCGTGCTTGGGATCGCTGGCCTCATGGGCCCTCGACCACCCCGCCGATCCGGACGCCGCCGAGGTACTGCGGACGGCCACCATCCGGCGTGCGGAATGGCTGCACGGCTACCGGGACAGCTTCGGCTTCGTCTCCCTGGTCCTGCGCCCGACCTCCTAG